The proteins below are encoded in one region of Helicoverpa zea isolate HzStark_Cry1AcR chromosome 21, ilHelZeax1.1, whole genome shotgun sequence:
- the LOC124640815 gene encoding regucalcin-like, whose protein sequence is MLYWVDVINQDVHALHYYTKKHKVKHINYGEVNIVIPIQNSSRLLLGVRNELFLMDWNKPGDTALRFLAAFDLGSPDNILNEGKADALGRFWGGTKGRQKGNVVMHDEGALYSIIAPDFTPKVQLKPVSISNGLVWSLNNTIMYYIDSLSRKIEAFDFDLVKGRISKRRTILEIDDYWDEQVIADGMTIDKDGFLWIALMFHGCIARIDPDKKEIVERYKLPVTLTTSLTWGGPNFGDLIVTTSRRNLEPDKLKDQPLAGAVFVLHHMGTSGVPNHKFVFNNADEY, encoded by the exons ATGCTGTACTGGGTCGACGTGATCAACCAAGATGTTCACGCCTTGCACTATTACACGAAGAAGCATAAAGTTAAAcatatta attatggtGAAGTTAACATAGTAATTCCAATACAAAACAGCAGTCGGCTCCTACTAGGTGTCAGAAATGAGTTATTTCTAATGGACTGGAATAAGCCAGGGGACACTGCCCTAAGGTTCCTGGCAGCTTTCGACTTGGGCTCGCCCGATAACATTCTCAATGAAGGAAAGGCGGATGCATTGGGACGATTTTGGGGAG GTACAAAAGGTCGTCAGAAAGGCAATGTGGTGATGCACGACGAGGGAGCACTATATAGCATCATAGCACCGGACTTTACGCCTAAAGTCCAGTTGAAACCGGTGTCCATCTCCAACGGGCTCGTGTGGTCACTCAATAACACtattatgtactacatagatTCGCTGTCCAGGAAGATTGAAGCcttcgactttgatttagttaaaGGACGGATaa gtaAACGTCGCACTATCTTGGAAATAGATGATTATTGGGATGAACAAGTTATAGCGGACGGAATGACCATAGACAAGGATGGATTTTTATGGATAGCTTTGATGTTTCACGGTTGT ATAGCCCGTATCGATCCAGACAAGAAAGAAATAGTGGAACGATACAAGTTACCAGTGACCCTCACCACTTCCCTGACTTGGGGAGGTCCAAACTTCGGCGATCTCATTGTAACCACATCCCGAAGGAATTTGGAGCCTGACAAGCTGAAGGATCAACCGTTAGCTGGTGCAGTCTTTGTGTTACATCATATGGGGACTTCGGGGGTACCAAATCATAAATTCGTTTTTAATAATGCTGATGAATATTGA
- the LOC124640629 gene encoding regucalcin-like — protein sequence MFLIISMVSMLYYSIVADNQETQESQHYYRISMVSSHENPGSPALFIHGESPVWDPELQSLYFVDVRENNVHRLDYVSGKIYTKHISYGEVNVVSLVTGSHRLLVAVRSSLYLMDWAIAGDAALRLLTTMDIGLPDNVINEGKPDAEGRFWAGTKGPQTGDDVIPDKATFYSLEQESFTRPRIQLRPVSISNGIVWSLNNTVLYYIDSPTQKIEAFDFDLQRGDLSGRRTVIDISAHGYEDAIPDGMTIDSHGNLWIALMFGGTVLHVDPDTRQIVFGYKLPVSRVTSLCWGGPNLDELFVTTARDNVDAVHEPLGGAIFTIRGTGSRGVEPHMFRFDNADFY from the exons atgtttttaataatatcaaTGGTTTCTATGTTGTATTATTCTATCGTCGCCGATAACCAAGAGACGCAGGAATCGCAACATTATTATAGAATTTCTATG GTATCGTCTCATGAAAACCCCGGCAGCCCCGCGTTATTCATACACGGCGAGAGTCCCGTGTGGGATCCGGAACTACAGAGCTTGTACTTCGTCGACGTGCGTGAGAACAACGTGCATCGGCTAGACTACGTGTCCGGGAAGATTTATACTAAGcatataa GTTACGGAGAAGTGAACGTGGTATCCCTAGTGACTGGGTCCCACCGGCTGCTAGTCGCCGTGCGTTCCTCCCTATACCTGATGGACTGGGCCATCGCTGGAGACGCGGCGTTGAGACTGCTCACTACTATGGACATAGGACTGCCTGATAACGTCATCAATGAGGGGAAGCCCGATGCTGAAGGGAGATTTTGGGCAG GAACGAAAGGCCCCCAAACTGGCGACGACGTGATCCCCGACAAGGCGACATTCTACAGCTTAGAACAAGAGAGTTTCACCCGGCCGCGCATACAGCTGCGCCCCGTGTCCATCTCCAACGGCATCGTGTGGTCGCTCAACAATACCGTGCTGTATTACATCGACTCGCCCACGCAGAAGATTGAGGCCTTCGACTTTGATTTGCAGAGAGGAGACttgt CTGGTCGCAGGACGGTGATAGACATATCAGCACACGGCTACGAGGACGCCATACCTGACGGCATGACGATAGACAGCCATGGAAACCTGTGGATCGCGCTCATGTTCGGAGGCACT GTATTACACGTAGACCCAGACACGAGACAAATAGTGTTCGGCTACAAACTTCCAGTGTCCCGAGTGACCTCTCTCTGCTGGGGAGGGCCCAACCTAGACGAACTCTTTGTAACGACGGCCAGAGACAATGTAGACGCCGTGCACGAGCCGCTGGGAGGCGCCATCTTTACGATACGCGGGACCGGCAGCCGCGGCGTCGAACCTCACATGTTTAGATTCGATAACGCTGATTTTTATTGA